In a single window of the Rhizoctonia solani chromosome 16, complete sequence genome:
- a CDS encoding endothelin-converting enzyme, translating to MEARASTDQEAAPLLVGSENGDDHSVNAKSSLWDRFSRGMHEPVSVLTAFLLMLCLLLLILASVFAGLFAGAQHRISELQPGETVTVTSVVTETDFPKVTTPGTTEKITTTATATITATTTLDAPVPTNSPLPCLTPECIVVASSIISSLNTSHDPCDSFYNYANGGWLASHPLPIDKPIYGQFDDLATNNKRIIQSILDLPVPKHSNSPDSITLSKLKGLYESCVNEPLLDKIGARPLLEVVQTVKNLLNDDLKSPIYKGPGRKYSVPAPSEEEEEPRRVTVEGLTAAVAYLHSRSIDVLFGFGIDGDAGFDPDLMTLQFSQGGTGLPSKEYYDDEDVIKAYTEAINAILLAIDEESSPESVHWYTKPAQWVEGAISKAWDLATGDESELVPKDSVWPPWPWPPWNDPKHGDEKPKERAERLAKGVVKFETRLAEAGLDLDILWGQPFETYNPTNLTDLAVALTSIDFPSYFSTFTPRAFPSRVIVSYPEYPSKLNAIIGSTDYDIIEAYLVARASLELGSHLGTSTAVWKAVRGLQETLQGLKKGVVGDRGEWCLGKVEEALGFAAGRFYVQKAFGGDSRKKAESVITNVISAFKDSLNDVKWMDHESSKAAYEKATAIRIKVGYPTSPNTTSDASIAAYYGAVKISNDEFFENMLSARAVENFRAWLQLGRRRDLGAWEMIPSEVNAYFNPPENSLVFPAGILQPPFFEKDWPLYMQYGAFGSVAAHELTHAFDSSGRLYNQKGKLEEWWTNKTSEQFDERAACYSKQYSEYTVEDGKGGKVHLNGNLTLGENLADSGVIQAYRAWKSASTSDLDFTLPGLNYTHEQLFWISFGRIWATKAKPAFAVQRARTDPHSPGQYRVDGTLSNIPAFAEAFGCKKGTKMNPEKQCTLWQ from the exons ATGGAGGCGCGTGCGTCTACGGACCAGG AAGCAGCTCCGCTGCTTGTGGGTTCCGAGAATGGAGATGACCACTCTGTCAATGCTAAATCCTCGCTATGGGATCGTTTTTCACGTGGCATGCACGAACCTGTGTCCGTTTTAACCGCATTTCTGCTCATGCTCTGTCTTCTGCTTCTTATCCTGGCCTCAGTCTTTGCTGGTCTTTTTGCTGGAGCTCAGCATCGCATCTCGGAGCTACAGCCAGGTGAGACTGTCACGGTGACCTCTGTGGTCACAGAAACAGATTTTCCGAAAGTTACAACCCCTGGCACTACAGAGAAGATTACTACTACGGCTACAGCTACGATTACAGCCACCACTACTCTTGACGCACCCGTTCCTACAAATAGCCCCCTCCCGTGTTTGACACCGGAATGTATTGTTGTCGCTTCTTCTATCATTAGCTCCCTGAATACGTCCCACGACCCCTGCGATAGTTTCTACAACTACGCCA ATGGTGGCTGGCTCGCAAGCCATCCTCTGCCCATTGACAAGCCTATCTACGGCCAGTTTGACGATCTTGCGACCAACAACAAA CGCATTATTCAGTCGATTCTGGATCTTCCGGTCCCCAAGCATTCCAATTCTCCTGATTCTATCACcttgtccaagctgaag GGACTGTATGAATCCTGCGTAAATGAGCCACTACTGGATAAAATTGGTGCTCGCCCGCTATTGGAAGTCGTTCAGACGGTCAAGAATCTCCTCAACGATGACCTTAAATCACCTATCTACAAAGGGCCCGGTCGAAAGTACTCTGTCCCGGCTCCCtctgaagaggaagaagagccaCGGAGGGTCACTGTCGAAGGATTGACGGCCGCAGTTGCCTATCTTCATTCACGTAGCATTGACGTCTTGTTCGGGTTCGGTATTGACGGTGACGCCGGCTTTGATCCGGACCTCATGACTTTACAGTTTAGTCAAGGCGGCACTGGCCTTCCTTCCAAG GAGTATTACGATGACGAAGATGTTATCAAGGCCTACACCGAGGCTATCAATGCAATCCTCCTGGCCATTGACGAAGAGTCATCCCCCGAGAGT GTTCATTGGTATACCAAGCCCGCGCAGTGGGTTGAAGGTGCTATTTCCAAGGCATGGGACTTGGCTACTGGAGATGAATCGGAGTTGGTTCCCAAGGACTCTGTCTGGCCCCCTTGGCCTTGGCCTCCATGG AACGACCCCAAGCATGGCGATGAAAAACCCAAAGAGCGTGCTGAACGCCTTGCCAAGGGTGTCGTGAAATTTGAAACTCGTCTAGCTGAAGCTGGGCTTGATCT GGATATCTTGTGGGGACAGCCATTTGAGACATACAACCCCACCAACTTGACCGACCTTGCTGTTGCACTCACTTCAATCGACTTCCCGAGCTATTTCTCCACCTTCACACCTCGTGCATTCCCCTCGCGTGTCATCGTCTCCTACCCCGAGTACCCTTCAAAGCTTAATGCTATCATTGGATCGACCGACTATGACATTATCGAGGCATACCTAGTTGCGCGCGCTTCCCTCGAACTTGGATCCCATCTCGGTACCTCAACTGCGGTCTGGAAGGCCGTAAGGGGGTTACAGGAGACGCTGCAAGGTTTGAAGAAGGGCGTTGTCGGCGACAGGGGTGAATGGTGTCTTGGAAAGGTTGAGGAGGCACTTGGCTTTGCAGCTGGCAGGTTCTACGTCCAAAAGGCGTTTGGCGGCGACTCTAGGAAGAAGGCGGAGAGCGTCATTACAA ATGTTATTAGTGCCTTCAAGGACTCCCTTAATGACGTCAAATGGATGGATCACGAATCTTCTAAAGCAGCATACGAAAAG GCCACCGCAATCCGCATCAAAGTTGGATATCCCACTTCACCCAACACAACTTCAGATGCATCAATTGCGGCGTATTACGGCGCTGTTAAAATTTCTAACGACGAATTCTTCGAGAACATGCTATCTGCCCGTGCCGTAGAAAACTTCCGCGCGTGGCTTCAGCTAGGCAGACGACGCGACCTGGGTGCTTGGGAGATGATTCCAAGCGAAGTCAACGCATACTTCAACCCACCTGAGAACTCTTTGGTTTTCCCAGCAGGAATTTTGCAGCCTCCGTTCTTCGAGAAGGACTG GCCGTTGTATATGCAATACGGCGCATTTGGCTCCGTTGCCGCTCATGAACTTACG CATGCGTTCGATTCTTCTGGTCGTCTCTATAACCAGAAAGGCAAACTCGAAGAGTGGTGGACGAACAAGACTAGCGAGCAATTCGATGAGCGTGCGGCCTGCTACTCGAAACAATACTCTG AGTACACCGTTGAGGACGGCAAGGGTGGCAAAGTGCATCTTAAT GGAAATCTCACTCTTGGAGAAAACCTTGCTGATAGcggtgtgatccaagcgTATCGTGCCTGGAAGTCTGCATCCACTAGTGACTTGGATTTCACTTTGCCCGGGCTGAATTATACACA CGAACAACTGTTCTGGATCTCATTCGGAAGAATCTGGGCAACCAAAGCCAAGCCCGCGTTTGCT GTACAACGCGCGAGGACAGATCCTCATTCGCCCGGTCAATATCGCGTTGATGGCACTCTGTCCAATATCCCTGCGTTCGCAGAAGCATTTGGCTGCAAGAAGGGTACCAAG ATGAACCCCGAGAAGCAATGCACTCTTTGGCAGTAG
- a CDS encoding pre-rRNA-processing protein LAS1, translating to MALPKRVPWATLTELDELCTWIYSDETDAASKQLAKNRLCAWQVNCPLPHALESVLCFINAILLDSNNASTSTLCQVYALALIRFVNGLVDPLQQGVFARPIYSLAAQIGLPSWIVELRHRSTHEDLPSIEVLREATHQSMQWLLNRYFLPTLSPSNTTDLESIELPPLDPLLTEYKTLMKTCLRDASLQGRNKAEIERLFKGFSAWITDASTLYAVDLSVQGSESNIGAHKLKFATRKFCERLSDKNGLVPLSKSKRTNLNAALGHPPNQDIWAPLIHHFDQTNEYFTEELLAHMLLLVNNSAIAENDPTYLRTIASWVLWIVDTMGDETLRTDCVRDLLSGAGSEGGIPLQSLVDSLVSQDETLKNRVTDLMKVIKPKKVSWETGSMRELEDRQRQLEQALLRSPEPESNKHSSNSVSA from the exons ATGGCGTTACCCAAACGAGTGCCTTGGGCTACTCTAACAGAGCTAGATGAACTCTGTACTTGGATATACTCAGACGAAACCGACGCTGCCAGTAAACAACTTGCAAAAAATAGG CTCTGCGCCTGGCAAGTCAACTGTCCTTTACCACATGCGCTAGAGTCTGTATTGTGTTTTATCAATGCCATACTCTTGGATTCGAATAACGCATCGACATCGACGCTCTGTCAGGTTTACGCACTAGCTCTGATTAGGTTTGTGAACGGCCTTGTGGATCCCCTGCAACAAGGTGTCTTTGCCAGACCGATATATAGCCTTGCAGCTCAAATTGGCCTACCTTCATGGATAGTCGAGCTTcgccaccgctctactcacgAGGATCTTCCATCAATCGAAGTGTTACGAGAAGCTACACACCAG TCAATGCAATGGCTGTTAAACCGTTATTTTCTTCCCACACTCTCGCCGTCCAATACAACAGACTTGGAGAGCATAGAACTACCGCCACTAGATCCACTTTTGACCGAATACAAAACCCTTATGAAAACATGTCTTCGGGATGCGTCACTCCAAGGTCGAAACAAGGCCGAGATAGAAAGACTTTTCAAGGGGTTCTCTGCGTGGATTACCGATGCGTCCACTCTCTATGCGGTGGACTTGTCCGTGCAAGGTTCCGAATCTAATATAGGAGCCCATAAGCTCAAGTTTGCGACCCGGAAATTTTGTGAACGCTTATCTGACAAGAACGGCTTGGTTCCTTTATCCAAAAG CAAGCGTACGAATCTGAATGCTGCACTCGGCCATCCTCCCAACCAGGATATATGGGCACCCTTGATACACCATTTCGATCAGACTAACGAATATTTTACCGAGGAATTATTGGCACATATGCTCCTTCTAGTGAACAATAGCGCCATTGCCGAGAACGATCCGACCTATTTGAGGACCATTGCCTCTTGGGTACTTTGGATAGTCGATACCATGGGAGACGAAACACTTCGGACGGATTGTGTTCGAGATTTGCTGAGTGGTGCAGGTTCTGAAGGGGGGATTCCAT TGCAAAGTCTAGTTGATTCACTTGTGTCACAGGATGAAACTCTCAAGAATCGTGTCACAGATTTGATGAAAGTAATCAAGCCCAAAAAA GTGTCTTGGGAAACTGGGTCGATGAGGGAACTCGAGGACAGACAACGCCAACTGGAACAAGCGCTACTCCGCAGTCCTGAGCCCGAGTCGAATAAGCACTCTTCTAACTCAGTATCGGCATGA
- a CDS encoding dienelactone hydrolase family protein, with protein sequence MSTIHNSNTACCTIPTVVPKDKYQEKGEYKPFGAFKKAYVVGNPKSGKTIIGVYDIFGYWPQTQQGADILAETLDALVIYPDFLDGKPWDANNFPPQTDEDKQKLQDFFGGVANVGERVKDVGDLADKLKADGAKFVGTIGFCWGGKVVTVAAGTGKTDAAVAIHPAMLDVKDADNLKVPLGIFPSKDEPIEEYEKIIKSISNKDFASKNAYKVYPNMHHGWAAARANLDDPENKKEYEDVYGTAVTFFKGVIAG encoded by the exons ATGTCCACAATTCATAATTCGAACACTGCTTGCTGCACTATCCCTACTGTTGTTCCTAAGGATAAGTATCAGGAGAAG GGAGAGTATAAGCCGTTCGGAGCCTTTAAGAAAGCATACGTCGTCGGAAATCCTAAGTCTG GCAAAACCATTATCGGAGTATACGACATCTTCGGCTACTGGCCTCAAACACAACAAGGCGCTGATATTCTCGCCGAGAC ACTGGATGCTTTGGTGATCTATCCCGATTTCCTTGATGGAAAGCCATGGGACGCCAACAATTTCCCACCCCAAACAGACGAAGACAAGCAAAAGCTCCAAGATTTTTTCGGAGGTGTTGCAAACGTTGGTGAACGCGTAAAGGACGTTGGTGACCTGGCCGACAAGTTGAAAGCTGACGGTGCCAAATTTGTTGGCACGATTGGCTTTTGTTGG GGAGGAAAAGTTGTCACTGTTGCCGCTGGTACTGGAAAGACCGACGCCGCTGTTGCAATTCACCCTGC GATGCTTGATGTCAAAGATGCGGACAACTTGAAGGTTCCCCTTGGAATATTCCCATCCAAAGATGAGCCAATTGAGGAG TATGAGAAAATTATCAAGTCTATCTCTAATAAGGACTTCGCATCCAAAAACGCATACAAGGTCTACCCGAACATGCACCACGGATGG GCTGCCGCTCGTGCAAACCTAGATGACCCCGAGAACAAAAAGGAGTACGAG GACGTCTATGGAACAGCGGTGACCTTCTTCAAGGGTGTGATTGCGGGCTGA
- a CDS encoding DEAD/DEAH box helicase, whose amino-acid sequence MEAFRLLSRGGAKFDKGRFRNDATNGESSKGVRSTTQELAPGQLPPELDFFKYAKAAPNGPASAPTSMKPPKSEESESSPGKKRKRSDEDHKESLPKHRVTSSGDGVPSPISEFEDLSSRYKIPQRLLQNIENCGYDSPTGIQAHGIPVLLEGRHLIAISPTGTGKTMSYLLPIFSLLQSPVSSKSPPENAGKGARAVIVSPTRELAAQIYNECLKLADGRKWRIILYGKATGSTLAQPEVRDKVDIVVTTPLRLVDSLQKSLINLDNVRCLVLDEADRLLEGEFFSQTEEIVQSCTHPNLQKAVFSATLPAGAEAIANGYLDSPVRIVVGLKDSATSSVKQKLTFVGTESGKLLTLRQHLAAGFQPPVLIFVQSQERAQELSEELLYDGRNVDVLHSGRTKKQRSDAAERFQRGECHILVATEVMARGMDFAGVRLVINYDFPQSVQSYIHRIGRTGRAGREGEAVTYFTNVDAPYLKMIANVLKASNNPVPEWMLKLPKPSKMKRRALKRKPVARKDVGVVAGRAVGKGEAIRRREMIAASKRRKMGENRPDSEERNSDEAGNL is encoded by the exons ATGGAGGCTTTCAGGTTGTTGTCTCGTGGAGGAGCAAAATTTGACAAGGGTCGGTTTCGCAATGAT GCAACGAACGGCGAAAGTAGCAAGGGCGTAAGATCTACTACTCAGGAACTTGCACCAGGACAACTGCCGCCCGAGCTGGATTTCTTCAAATATGCCAAGGCCGCCCCCAATGGGCCTGCATCGGCCCCTACGTCTATGAAGCCACCCAAATCAGAAGAGTCAGAATCATCGCCAGGTAAAAAGCGTAAGCGTAGTGACGAGGATCATA AGGAATCGCTTCCTAAGCACCGTGTGACTTCATCCGGGGATGGTGTGCCTTCTCCAATATCAGAATTCGAGGATCTGTCCTCAAGGTATAAAATTCCTCAACGGCTGTTACAGAATATCGAGAACTGTGGTTATGATTCGCCCACTGGCATTCAGGCCCACGGAATCCCTGTGTTGCTAGAA GGAAGACACCTCATTGCTATATCTCCAACCGGTACCGGAAAGACAATGTCATATCTACTCCCTATATTCAGCCTTCTCCAATCACCAGTATCATCGAAATCCCCCCCGGAAAATGCTGGAAAGGGGGCAAGAGCGGTAATAGTTAGTCCTACACGGGAGCTCGCTGCACAAATCTACAATGAATGCCTTAAACTTGCCGATGGGCGGAAATGGAGGATTATTTTGTATGGAAAGGCTACGGGGTCAACTCTCGCTCAGCCCGAGGTAAGAGATAAAGTTG ACATCGTGGTCACAACCCCGTTGAGATTGGTCGATTCATTACAAAAATCTTTAATTAATTTGGACAA TGTTCGGTGTTTGGTTCTTGATGAAGCGGACCGACTTTTAGAAGGAGAGTTCTTCTCCCAGACAGAAGAAATTGTGCAATCTTGCACGCACCCGAACCTTCAAAAGGCCGTATTTAGCGCCACATTACCAGCGGGGGCCGAGGCAATCGCAAATGGCTACCTAGATTCTCCCGTACGCATAGTTGTTGGTCTCAA AGACTCGGCGACATCCTCAGTTAAACAAAAACTAACTTTTGTCGGAACTGAATCCGGAAAACTTCTTACGCTTCGACAGCATCTCGCAGCCGGGTTTCAACCTCCGGTGCTTATATTCGTCCAATCCCAAGAACGTGCACAGGAGTTAAGTGAGGAACTGCTATACGATGGGCGGAACGTGGATGTTTTGCATTCGGGAAGGACAAAGAAACAACGCTCGGACGCAGCCGAGAGATTCCAACGCGGAGAATGCCACATCTTGGTTGCAACCGAGGTTATGGCTCGTGGGATGGATTTTGCGGGCGTAAGACTGGTAATCAATTACGATTTCCCGCAATCGGTTCAGAGCTACATTCACAGAATTG GTCGTACCGGGCGTGCTGGGAGAGAAGGTGAAGCCGTGACATACTTTACAAACGTAGATGCGCCGTATCTCAAAAT GATTGCCAATGTTTTGAAGGCATCTAACAATCCTGTGCCGGAGTGGATGCTCAAGTTACCGAAGCCGTCCAAGATGAAACGACGCGCATTGAAACGAAAACCTGTTGCACGTAAAGACGTGGGTGTAGTTGCGGGGCGAGCAGTGGGTAAAGGAGAGGCAATTCGTAGGAGGGAAATGATTGCGGCAAGCAAACGACGAAAGATGGGCGAAAATAGGCCTGATTCGGAAGAGAGGAATTCCGATGAAGCCGGCAACTTATAA
- a CDS encoding mitochondrial carrier protein — protein MSKPQKNRKQPFWLGGAAASSERMQTRPGNAPKATMFGTLTSSVRNLGVRSVYTGISAALMRQMSYSMVRFGCYEHMKNVITDGGRKRPTAVQLIVAGGIAGGLGGIAGNPADVLLVRMTTDEVRPEKDRFRYKHAIDGLIRLVREEGVSALARGMSANVTRAVLMNCSQLASYDFFKSLILHSARFDVKDGIALHASCSIMSGLVATTICSPADVIKSRVMQSSNNESMLSVVKTSLRNEGVRFLFKGWTPAFVRLAPNTVLLFVFLEQLKKMYAQV, from the exons ATGTCTAAGCCTCAGAAAAATAGAAAGCAGCCCTTCTG GCTCGGAG GTGCCGCTGCATCCAGTGA GCGAATGCAAACGCGCCCTGGTAATGCCCCAAAGGCAACCATGTTTGGCACACTCACATCCTCGGTCCGCAACCTCGGCGTGCGTAGCGTTTACACCGGTATCTCGGCCGCCCTCATGCGACAAATGTCCTACTCAATGGTCCGCTTTGGCTGCTACGAGCATATGAAAAATGTTATCACTGATGGCGGAA GAAAGCGGCCGACCGCAGTTCAGCTTATCGTTGCAGGAGGAATAGCAGGTGGACTAGGTGGTATTGCAGGTAACCCAGCAGACGTTTTACTTGTCCGAATGACTACGGATGAAGTCCGTCCGGAGAAGGATCGGTTTAGATATAAACATGCTATTGATGGCCTGATTCGACTTGTCCGTGAAGAAGGCGTATCTGCCTTGGCGCGAGGTATGAGTGCTAATGTC ACTCGAGCCGTATTAATGAAC TGCTCACAACTCGCATC ATACGACTTTTTCAAATCTTTGATCCTGCATTCGGCGCGCTTCGATGTCAAGGATGGAATTGCCTTGCATGCTTCTTGTAGTATTATGTCGGGTTTGGTTGCGACAA CGATCTGTTCACCGGCAGATGTTATCAAGTCTCGGGTGATGCAATCTTCGAATAAT GAATCTATGCTCTCGGTTGTCAAAACCTCTCTGAGAAATGAGGGCGTGCGGTTCTTGTTTAAAGGGTGGACCCCTGCTTTTGTTCGATTGGCTCCCAATACGGTGCTACTGTTTGTCTTCCTGGAG CAATTGAAAAAGATGTATGCGCAAGTATAA